The following coding sequences are from one Octopus bimaculoides isolate UCB-OBI-ISO-001 chromosome 3, ASM119413v2, whole genome shotgun sequence window:
- the LOC106873899 gene encoding protein FAM167B isoform X1, producing MRDAEKLNISIMNNTVLGSLSPQKDVVLLNPFQKKERNKISLSSDLVNSNTGKYATLPTRYIQRPQSCFVTSSKDTTFKSLDVILECSPQKVKMKQTINTDDLSSDMAQLKAAAARLKLTTKRPSYVAWQAKVQESSTILKQAVDNANCLTKERKAWISNTLRWIAQELADMRSQDQHLARQLLCIRQDIQQLKLDKSCEVHQDMLADVELEMEELEELAEICDQLPPDPGLHDNPLRHIGVTRMNISRRRFSTC from the exons ACGctgaaaaattaaacatatcaaTAATGAATAACACTGTACTTGGGAGTTTAAGTCCCCAAAAGGACGTTGTTCTCTTGAATCCTttccaaaagaaagaaagaaataaaatctctCTGTCATCTGACCTTGTGAATAGTAATACAGGAAAGTATGCTACCTTACCGACTCGTTACATTCAGCGACCTCAATCCTGCTTTGTGACATCTTCTAAAGATACCACTTTTAAATCTCTGGATGTCATACTGGAATGCAGCCCACAGAAAGTTAAGATGAAGCAGACAATTAATACAGACGACCTGTCATCCGATATGGCGCAGCTAAAGGCAGCGGCTGCCAGACTTAAGCTTACAACTAAAAGACCGAGTTATGTAGCTTGGCAAGCTAAGGTTCAAGAAAGCTCGACAATTCTAAAACAGGCGGTTGATAATGCTAATTGTCTTACAAAGGAGAGAAAAGCTTGGATTAGCAATACCTTGCGGTGGATCGCACAAGAACTg GCTGACATGCGCTCTCAAGACCAACATTTAGCCCGCCAATTGCTTTGCATCCGACAAGACATTCAACAACTTAAACTAGATAAAAGTTGTGAGGTTCACCAAGATATGTTAGCTGATGTTGAATTGGAAATGGAGGAGCTAGAAGAACTGGCTGAGATCTGCGACCAGCTGCCCCCAGATCCTGGACTCCACGACAATCCCTTACGCCATATTGGAGTCACTAGGATGAACATAAGTAGAAGGCGCTTTTCAACATGTTGA
- the LOC106873899 gene encoding protein FAM167B isoform X2 has translation MNNTVLGSLSPQKDVVLLNPFQKKERNKISLSSDLVNSNTGKYATLPTRYIQRPQSCFVTSSKDTTFKSLDVILECSPQKVKMKQTINTDDLSSDMAQLKAAAARLKLTTKRPSYVAWQAKVQESSTILKQAVDNANCLTKERKAWISNTLRWIAQELADMRSQDQHLARQLLCIRQDIQQLKLDKSCEVHQDMLADVELEMEELEELAEICDQLPPDPGLHDNPLRHIGVTRMNISRRRFSTC, from the exons ATGAATAACACTGTACTTGGGAGTTTAAGTCCCCAAAAGGACGTTGTTCTCTTGAATCCTttccaaaagaaagaaagaaataaaatctctCTGTCATCTGACCTTGTGAATAGTAATACAGGAAAGTATGCTACCTTACCGACTCGTTACATTCAGCGACCTCAATCCTGCTTTGTGACATCTTCTAAAGATACCACTTTTAAATCTCTGGATGTCATACTGGAATGCAGCCCACAGAAAGTTAAGATGAAGCAGACAATTAATACAGACGACCTGTCATCCGATATGGCGCAGCTAAAGGCAGCGGCTGCCAGACTTAAGCTTACAACTAAAAGACCGAGTTATGTAGCTTGGCAAGCTAAGGTTCAAGAAAGCTCGACAATTCTAAAACAGGCGGTTGATAATGCTAATTGTCTTACAAAGGAGAGAAAAGCTTGGATTAGCAATACCTTGCGGTGGATCGCACAAGAACTg GCTGACATGCGCTCTCAAGACCAACATTTAGCCCGCCAATTGCTTTGCATCCGACAAGACATTCAACAACTTAAACTAGATAAAAGTTGTGAGGTTCACCAAGATATGTTAGCTGATGTTGAATTGGAAATGGAGGAGCTAGAAGAACTGGCTGAGATCTGCGACCAGCTGCCCCCAGATCCTGGACTCCACGACAATCCCTTACGCCATATTGGAGTCACTAGGATGAACATAAGTAGAAGGCGCTTTTCAACATGTTGA